A single genomic interval of Prunus dulcis chromosome 5, ALMONDv2, whole genome shotgun sequence harbors:
- the LOC117628950 gene encoding flavonoid 3'-monooxygenase CYP75B137-like has protein sequence MEMLANIERDGHLMIRAMFLTLSAMVVAFFWFLWNWKSSKNPMPPLPPGPRGLPFLGSLPLLGPNLHHEFSNLATIYGPIYKLQLGSKLCFVLSSPSIVKQVLRDQDTLFANRDPTIAAQIASYGCTDIAFGPYGPDWTRLRKVFMSHMLSKANLDASYALRKEEVLKSISHVYDKVGSPIDLGQFAFLTSINTVIRMLWGGTLEAENGADLGAEFRNVVAEIIELLGKPNVSDFLTSLARFDVQGIARRMKQLQSMTEKIFDSAIERQKSEAVEKDEGLELKHERKDFLQILLELNDHEDGAKSITLQQLKALLLDIVVGGTETTATMVEWVMAELIKHPDDLKKVQEELKEVVGLKNMVEESHIPKLHYLDAVIKETSRLHPALPLLAPHCPSQSTTIGGYNIPKGSTIFINIWAIHRDPNVWDNPLEFRPERFLNDPPSNNFDYKGNKLEYLPFGSGRRMCAGLPLAEKMMIYVLASFLHSFEWRLPTDAKLDLQDKFGIVTKKMTPLIVIPTPRLSKLELYA, from the exons ATGGAGATGCTAGCAAATATTGAGAGAGATGGTCATCTCATGATCAGAGCAATGTTTCTCACCCTTTCAGCTATGGTGGTTGCTTTTTTCTGGTTCCTGTGGAATTGGAAAAGCTCAAAAAACCCAATGCCACCATTGCCACCAGGTCCTCGTGGCCTGCCATTTCTTGGGAGCCTTCCCCTTTTAGGCCCTAACCTTCACCATGAATTCTCCAACTTGGCAACCATTTATGGCCCTATTTACAAACTCCAACTCGGTAGCAAATTATGCTTTGTGCTCTCTTCGCCATCGATTGTCAAACAAGTGCTTCGTGACCAAGACACCCTCTTTGCTAATCGTGACCCCACAATTGCTGCACAGATTGCCTCCTATGGATGCACCGACATTGCGTTTGGACCCTACGGTCCAGATTGGACGAGGCTGCGCAAGGTGTTTATGAGCCACATGCTGAGCAAAGCCAACCTTGATGCTTCCTATGCTCTGAGAAAAGAGGAGGTGCTCAAGTCAATTAGTCATGTTTATGACAAAGTTGGCAGCCCAATTGATTTGGGGCAGTTtgcatttttgacatcaatCAACACAGTCATAAGAATGCTGTGGGGCGGGACTCTAGAAGCAGAGAACGGGGCTGATCTTGGGGCAGAGTTCAGAAATGTGGTGGCTGAAATTATAGAGTTGCTTGGGAAGCCAAATGTTTCTGACTTTTTAACTTCGCTTGCAAGGTTTGATGTGCAAGGAATTGCGAGGCGTATGAAGCAGCTTCAATCTATGACTGAGAAGATTTTTGATTCCGCCATTGAAAGGCAGAAGAGTGAGGCAGTAGAGAAAGATGAGGGCCTAGAGCTAAAACATGAAAGGAAGGACTTTTTACAGATCTTGTTGGAGCTTAATGATCACGAAGATGGTGCAAAATCGATTACTTTGCAACAACTTAAGGCCTTGCTATTG GACATTGTGGTGGGTGGGACTGAAACCACAGCAACAATGGTGGAATGGGTAATGGCTGAGCTGATAAAACACCCAGATGACCTGAAAAAAGTTCAAGAAGAACTGAAAGAAGTTGTGGGGTTGAAAAACATGGTTGAAGAGTCTCATATACCCAAATTACATTATTTAGACGCTGTGATTAAGGAGACATCTAGATTGCACCCTGCTCTGCCTCTTCTGGCTCCTCATTGTCCAAGTCAATCCACCACCATTGGAGGGTACAACATACCAAAAGGTTCAaccatttttataaatatttgggCCATACACAGAGACCCTAATGTTTGGGACAATCCCTTGGAGTTTAGGCCCGAGAGGTTCCTCAATGACCCCCCTAGCAACAACTTTGATTACAAGGGCAATAAGTTGGAATATCTTCCATTTGGTTCTGGAAGAAGAATGTGTGCTGGGCTTCCCTTAGCAGAGAAGATGATGATCTATGTGTTGGCTTCATTTTTACATTCATTTGAGTGGAGGTTGCCCACTGATGCAAAGCTTGACCTTCAAGACAAATTTGGGATTGTGACAAAGAAAATGACTCCATTAATTGTCATTCCAACACCCAGGCTATCTAAACTGGAGCTCTATGCTTAG
- the LOC117626925 gene encoding flavonoid 3'-monooxygenase CYP75B137-like, producing MWSPWWDASNIEKDGHLMMTRAIFLTISAMAVALFWFMWNWKSSKNPTPPLPPGPRGLPFLGSLPFLGPNLHHEFTNLASVYGPIYKLQLGSKLCFVLSSPSLVKQVVRDQDTLFANHDPIIAAQIISYGGTDIAFGSYGPDWRRLRKVFVSHVMSKGNLDACYALRKEEVLKSIDYIYGKSDSPIDFGRVAFFTAVNTIMRMLWGGTLEAEKGTDLGAELRNVVAEMVELLGKGNISDFFPWLAKFDVQGIARRAKQVLSVTEKILNSAIEKQMSEAAEQDGGLSLKHERKGFLQFLLELNEHGDDAESLTLQQIKALLTDIMAGGTDTTATMMEWVMAELMQQPDDLKKVQEELKEVVGLKNLVEESHIPKLHYLDAVIKETSRLHPALPLLAPHCPSQSTTIGGFKIPKGSSVFLNVWAIHRDPNVWDNPLEFRPKRFLNDPPGNNIHYNGNKLEYLPFGSGRRMCPGIPLAERMMIYVLASFLHSFEWRLPNDAKLDLQDKFGIVTKKMTPLVVIPTPRLSKLELYT from the exons ATGTGGTCACCATGGTGGGATGCTAGCAATATTGAGAAAGATGGCCATCTCATGATGACCAGAGCAATATTTCTCACCATTTCAGCCATGGCGGTTGCTCTGTTCTGGTTCATGTGGAACTGGAAAAGCTCAAAAAACCCAACACCTCCATTGCCACCAGGTCCTCGTGGTCTGCCATTTCTTGGGAGCCTTCCTTTTTTAGGCCCCAACCTTCACCACGAATTCACAAACCTGGCAAGCGTTTATGGCCCTATCTACAAACTCCAACTCGGTAGCAAATTATGCTTTGTGCTCTCTTCACCATCACTTGTGAAACAAGTGGTTCGTGACCAAGACACCCTCTTTGCAAATCATGACCCTATAATTGCTGCACAGATTATCTCCTACGGAGGAACCGACATCGCCTTCGGATCCTACGGTCCAGATTGGAGGAGGTTGCGCAAGGTGTTTGTGAGCCACGTGATGAGCAAAGGCAACCTTGATGCTTGTTATGCTCTGAGAAAAGAGGAAGTTCTCAAGTCAATTGATTATATTTATGGCAAAAGTGACAGCCCAATTGATTTCGGGCGGGTTGCATTTTTTACAGCAGTCAACACAATCATGAGAATGTTGTGGGGTGGGACTCTGGAAGCAGAGAAGGGGACTGATCTTGGGGCAGAGTTAAGAAATGTGGTGGCTGAAATGGTGGAGTTGCTTGGGAAGGGAAATATTTCCGACTTTTTTCCTTGGCTTGCCAAGTTTGATGTGCAAGGAATTGCGAGGCGTGCGAAGCAGGTTCTATCTGTGACTGAAAAGATTCTCAACTCTGCCATTGAAAAGCAGATGAGTGAGGCAGCAGAGCAAGATGGGGGGCTATCGCTAAAGCATGAAAGGAAGGGCTTTCTGCAGTTCCTGTTGGAGCTTAATGAGCATGGAGATGATGCAGAATCGCTTACTTTGCAACAAATCAAGGCCCTGCTCACG GACATTATGGCTGGTGGTACTGACACCACAGCAACAATGATGGAATGGGTAATGGCTGAGCTGATGCAACAACCAGATGACCTGAAAAAAGTTCAAGAAGAACTGAAAGAAGTTGTGGGGTTGAAAAACTTGGTTGAAGAGTCTCATATACCCAAATTACATTATTTAGATGCTGTGATTAAGGAGACATCTAGATTGCACCCTGCTCTGCCTCTTCTGGCTCCCCATTGTCCAAGTCAATCCACCACCATTGGAGggttcaaaataccaaaaggttcaagtgtttttttaaatgtttgggCCATTCACAGAGACCCTAATGTTTGGGACAATCCCTTGGAATTTAGGCCCAAGAGGTTCCTCAATGATCCTCCCGGCAACAACATTCATTACAATGGCAATAAGTTGGAATATCTTCCATTTGGTTCTGGGAGAAGAATGTGTCCTGGGATTCCCTTAGCAGAGAGGATGATGATCTATGTGTTGGCTTCATTTTTGCATTCATTTGAGTGGAGGTTGCCCAATGATGCAAAGCTTGACCTTCAAGACAAATTTGGGATTGTGACAAAGAAAATGACTCCATTAGTTGTCATTCCAACACCCAGGTTATCTAAATTGGAGCTCTATACTTAG